Below is a genomic region from Telmatobacter sp. DSM 110680.
TCCGCTCGATAGTCAGGCTCTTGTTACAAACGCACACAAACTCGATCTGATTTCGCGAGTAGTTCCGCGGCACACTCAAGGATTTGGTTAGAAAATGAGACCAAATGGAGACTAGCCCGATGAAACTGTGGGAAGTCGGCGCGTAAGTTGTCCCACACCGTCAGGCGCTCAGCAGTTCACTACCATCACGCTGCAGCCGGGCTTGGTTGGCTTCCACTGAACCAGAAAACTAGTGACTGAATTCGGCTCCATGTGGCCCATTTTTTCGAATTCGCCACTCTTCTGGCTTAAGAGCACTTTGCCTGTATCGCTGAGAACTACGAGCGCCGGCACACCCTTCTCGAGGGGAATGCCGTAATGTTTTGCGAGATCAAGATTGGCGTCGTACTGCCCCACATTGATGTGCACCAACACGTAGTTTGATTCGAGAATTGGACGGTTCTGCGGATTGTGGAAGTAGATGTCGAGCACCTGGCAGTCGCCGCACCAGTTTCCGCCGAAGTCGAGAATCACGCGCTTGTGGGTCGCGGCGGCCGTCTTGAGGGCTGCGGCAAGATCGGCCTTGGCTTCTGTTGGATCAGGATATATATCACGACTGGCAGAAAATGCCGGTGCTGCGGTCAAAGCCACGGCTGCAACCATGCTCAAAATCTTTGTTAGTTTCATTGGACGGGGGACCCTCCAGCGGCTATTCAAGTCTGTCATAGGGATGCGATGGAATGCCATGGAGTTACAAATCCAAGCGCTACCGTCGGTGCGAAGATTTAGTCTTAATGGTGATGAACAAACTGCGCCAACGGCTCGAGTCCCATGCGTTTGCCGATTTGGGGGCGATGATGGAGGGGTATGCGCAGGCAGCCGTTGAAGTTGCGAAGAGTGACTTCCGGCAGACGCTCGATTTTTCTTCGGACTCAATCAACGCGCTGGACGAAATTCTTGTCCTGCTGAGCGAAAGTCCGGAGATTGATCTTGATTTTGAATCGCGCCTCTGGGGTAGCTACCTGGGCGAGGTTCTTCGCAGGCGCTACGCGGGCTCGTGGGAGATGACGCAATACCCGGGTGGGGAGCATGCGGTGCCGGCAGTGGACGTGCGCGGATCGCGGCTTTTCCCGTTGATGAAGGTTTATCGACGCCTGACCATTGGCGAAGAAGAAGACCTGCGCAGTTTTTTCACGATGGTGACTGAACGGCTGGGCAATCCGGCGAAGGTGAACTGACGTACTTAAGGGGCAAGCCGCTAAACGGTAAGAACACGAGTGGCATTGGTCACCGCGGCCGGTTGGCTTTGTGCGACAATTGAGGGTGAAAAGCGCGGCCCCCGCGTGGGGCGCGCGGAAGGATACACGATGGGCGATCTATTACAGCCATGGCACCTGATTCTGCTGGCGATTGTGGCGTTTCTGCTGTTCGGCGCCAAGCGTCTGCCAGAGCTAGGCAAAGGGCTTGGCGAAGGATTGAAAGGGTTTAGGGAAGGCATCAAGGGCGTGACCGACCCCGCGCCGCCTCCGACGTCGCAGAGCGTACAGACTCCGCCTCCTCCGCCGCCAGCAAGCAACGAGCCTCCGAAGCAGGCGTAAACCGGAGCCGACGAACGAATTGCCTGAATTCTTCAGGATCAGAAAGGCCTGTGCCAGACGGCATAGGCCTTTGTATTTGCGCTTAGTCCGAACTAGGCGCTAAGCAGAGCGACTGCAGCGAGCGCCAACCCCATTCCAGCCATCTGTCGCTTGGTCGGCCGCTCGCGCAAGATGATGCCTGCAAGCAGGATGGTGCCTGCCGGGTACAGGGAGCAGATGACTGCGGCAACGTCCAACCGGCCCAGTTGCGAAGTGAGCATGTAGAGCAAGTTGCCGACCGTATCCAGTGAACCGGAGATGATTCCGGCTATCCAAAAGCCACGCCAGGGACGTTGGGGTGGCGCAAATGCAACGACAAGCAGGATTGCGGCAACACCCGCGATTCTACCGGATGTGAGCGACCACAAAACTCCGCCTGCAGCCGCCATTTTGAAGAGAATTAGTTGCACTCCGAAACCGACACCAGCGCTTGCACCGAGTAGCAGCGCGCGGCGGGAGGTTGGGGCGTCAGGCGTCGAGGGCGTATGCGAAATCAGCCAGATCGCAGCCAGTCCAGCGGCCAGACCGACCAAGGTGAGCGAGCTGGGCCAGCCGGCGTGAAAAAACTCAAAAAGAACGGGGATGAGCGCGGTCATCAGACCCGTCAAGGCGGCGGTGAGCCCCATGGCTCCTATGGAGAGAGCGCGATAGAAGACGGCGAGGGCGATAGCCCCTTCAAATCCGCCGATCGCAGAGTAGATCAGGTAGCTCGCAGCAGGGATGGTGAATCGCAGGACCAGGCAGACCAGCAGCAGCGCTACAAGGGAGACGATTTGCCCTGAGGCTGTAATGAGCAGCGACGATGACCTGCGCGCACCCCAGCCGCCAGCGAAATCGGACCCGCCCCAACTTGCGGCGGAAAGCAGACCGAAGCCCGCCGCGGCTCCTGAAGAGCTCATCTTTAGTGTTGTTGATCCTTGCCGGAGGGGTAGTAGCCCTTTTTCGCAATCACTTCGACACCGGGCCGATCCACGCGCACTTCGATCTTGCGGTACCTGTCATCGATCAGAGGCTGATGGCTTGAATACACCAGTGTGTACTGATTTCTTGCCTCCTGGGCGAGCTGCGCGTAGCTCTTCTCGATGCCGTTCAAGCTGCCCTCGGAATCAAGTATGCCGCCGGTAGCCAGGACGTATCCTGCCAAACGGTTGTCATACATGGTGAAGGGCAGATGGAGACGGCTTACGTAGCCCTCTCCCCAGCGTGCAGAGTCTCCAACAGCCGTGCCATAGACAGCGATCTTGTTGGTCTGGAGATAGCGCAGCACGTCCTTGTAGGTGGCTTTACTGCCGTATTCCTTGCCGTCGGAGATGACGTAGATGATGCGGCGGCGGCCCTGGGGCCGCGTGGAGAGCTCTTTGGCGGCAGCCAGGATCGCATCGTTCAGGGTGTGGATTTCCTTATGAAGTGTGATGAAGTCTGGATTGCCGACCGCACCGCCCTGCTGAACGGTTGGGTTCGAATCGACGCAACCGCCATTCTTCACGATTGCGCAACCTGCGAATGGGCCGCTGTTGATGGGCACCTGCTCGTCGCGACCAATCGACTTGGCCAGTGCCAGCACGGCGGGTACGCGATTTCCCTGCGCGCCAGTAAAGCCGGTCCACTCGCGGGGCCCGTTGTTGTACGAGAAGATGGCGACCTCATCGTAGGGTGAAAGGGCTCCCTGGAAGGCGCTCAGCGAATTGTTCACCTTGGACATCACGTCCGAAGTGAGGCTCTGGTCGATTACGAAGGCGATCGATAGCGGTGCCGGGTCGACGGTGAAGATCTTAAGGGGCTCCCAGGTGTCGTTTTCGTAGACCTTGAAATCGCGCCAGGTGAGACCGGCGATTGGCTTTCCCTTGGTGTCTTTTACCGTAACCGGAACTTCGACGTAGGTAGTATTGGAGACGAATCTCGACCCTATGTCCTCCGGCGTCATGTTCTCGGGAGGCGTCGTCTGAACATCCTTTGTCTGGCTGGGAGGAGGCTGCGTGGCGGGCGCCTGCTGCGGCACGTCAGTAGAGGTGCTCGAAGTAGCGGTCGATGCCGGCGTTCCGATGCCAGGAGTCAGAGGACCAATACCCTTGAGGGACGAGGGAGCCTGAGGAGCGGGAGCATCCGGAACAGCTTGCTGGTCGGCCGGAGCCTGCTGGGGTTGTGCCTGGGCAAAAGCCGCCGTACTGAGACTCAGCGAGGAACTCAGAAGTGCAGTCAGCGCCAGTGTTTTAAAACCAAGGTCCACAGGTATTCTTTCCTCCCCATACGACACTGCGCCAACCGATTTTCTGGCCCGCAGGTGTGCCAACCAAGGATAAACAAACTCAGAGGGCTGCACCCGTCAGAGTATCAGACGCGACGCAGCCCCGCAGGTTTGCCCCACTCCACTGGAAAGAGTTAAGCTATGCTCTCTTTCGGTCCTGTTCTCACGTCCAACAGGGTAATCGCATGCGCGTCTCCCGCACCCTCGTCCTCCTTCTGATGGCCATGCCGCTGTTTTCGTTCGCGGCCTGGGGACAGCTTGTTCCCTCTCCCGACGCTCCTCCGGTAAGCACCGCTCCGCCACCGCCACCGGAAGAAGAGTCGATGGGCACCCTGAAGCTGAATGTGAATCTCGTCGATTTGTTCTTCACCGTGAAGAATAAGTCGGGCGAACTGGTTCCCCACCTTTCGAAGGACGATTGTTCGGTTGCGGAAGACAAGGTTCCGCAGACGCTCAAGAACTTCACGGCGGAGACTCATCTTCCGCTAACTTTGGGTATTTTGCTCGATACGTCGGGTAGCCAGATTGACGTGCTGCCACTGGAGCAGCAGGCAGGCAGCCAGTTTCTTGAACGCGTGCTGAAGTCCAAAGATCAGGCGTTCCTTCTTTCCTTCGATGTGAACGTGGACCTGCTGCAAGACTTTACGAACAGCGCGCGCCAACTGTCGCATGCCATGAACAAGGCTCAGATCAATACCGCTGGCGGGAACGGCAGTTCCGGGATTCCGGGACTCGGCGGCGGCACTATCCCGATCCACGGGACGCCAAAGGGCACGCTGCTGTACGACGCGATTTACCTTGCTTCGAACGAGAAGATGGCGCAGCAGAATGGCCGTAAAGCGATGATCATTCTGACGGACGGCGACGACCAGGGAAGCGACCACAAGATTCAAGAAGCCATTGCCGCCGCGGAGAAGTCGAACACGATCGTTTACGTCATTCTCATCGCTGAACCCAGCTTTTATGGAGGATTTGGCTACTCGGGTTATTCGGCTGCGAAGAAACTTTCCGAGGAAACGGGCGGGCGCATGATCAACGTGGGCGCCAACGGCAAGAAGCTGGATGCAGCTTTCCAGCAGATTGAAGAAGAGTTGCGCACCGAGTACCTGGCAAGCTATACCCCGACCAACGCCAAACAGGACGGCACCTTCCGTCGAGTTTCGGTGCAGTGTAAAGGCGATGACATGAAGGTACAGGTTCGCAAGGGTTACTATGCACCTGCGCCGGAAGGCAGATAGGCTCCGCGAAAAACGGATCACGCAAGACAGAAAGGCCGCCTTGAAGGCGGCCTTTCCTCATTGCAGACTCGACATTACTTTCCGGAGAGGCAGCCTTTTTGTCCGGAGCTGTTGGGGTAGCCTGTGCCGGCATTGTAAGCAGCATTCGACCACTCGCCCTGGATCTTCCATTCCGAACCGTTCGAGAATGTAACGAGCGGGGCACCAAAGGTCCACGCGCATTTGTCCCCGTTTTCCTGACCCGAACTGTCGTACCATGCGCCGGGGCTGGCGGGATCGGAGCGAGCTTCAGAAAGCTCGTGACCACTGACATTCGCGATGGCAGCCAAACCTTGCGAGTGCAGTCCGGAAGTGTCTTGCGGATCGCAACCGGCATCTCCGTCCAGCTTGAAGAAGAACGCAAATTGTACGGGGACACCATGACAGGTGCCGGCGCTGTGCCATGCGCAGTATCCGGCATTGCCGCGCGGCGTGTCAGTATAGACCGCGTAGTAGCCGTTGCCGGCGGAGTCGGGGTTGGTGATTACTTTGCAAACTTCGTTCAGAATCGTCGTGGTATTGCCACCGCCAGTCGATGCCGATGAGTCAATGACATGTCCGCCGTGCGTCACCATGGGACCGACTGTTCCGTTGGATCCAGTGTATTCATCGGATGCCTTCGCGTAGTTGGAATTGCTGAACCCGGTGTACCAGGTATCCATGCCGGTGATTTTGTCTCCCGAGTAAGTTGCCCAACTTGTTCCCCAGAAGATCGCCTTTGTGACTGAAGAAGGCATGATCTTGCCGCCGTGATAGGTCATGTCGGGACTTCTTCTGGAACCAGCAGCCTTGGCTTCCTCGGCGGCTCTGGGATTTGGCTCGAATCCACGAGCCCAGTGAATTCCCAGCATTGGAGGATCAGTTTTTACGTTGAGGTCCTCGGAGGCTCCGGGTCTCTGAACTTCCTGAGCGTTGGCTGTTCCGACTGTCGCCAGTCCAACTGCAATTCCTGATGCACACACAAGTGCCGAGAGCAGTTTGATTGTCATCTGAATGATCTCCAGTGGTAGGGATTTGTGGACGGCCGGGAAAGCAAGCGACTCCCTTGCCGTTGCTGAAGATTGCTCGAAGCAACCTACAAATGTCAATCCTGTGGAGGTGTTAGCTGTTCTTTTTCAATCGGCGGCAGAAGGGATGTGCATTTTACATGCGAGAAATTACACGTTCGGCAGGCGAGGGCCTCTTTTTCGGTCAGCGAGGCATTCTTCAGCCCGGGCTTTCGGTGACGTAAAAGGCCTTTTTTTGATCGAGATGGCGCTGTTTTTCCAATAAATTGTCCCAAAACCTACCTTTGGCAAGGTTCGTGCCATCCCACCGGTGAGCAAGCAGCATTTTCGCGCCGCGAAAGCAACGGCCCAACCGGATGGTGTTCCATGGAGGATCTTCTTATGAAAGCAGCCACAGTAATCGCGGTGGCGCTTGCCACGTTTTCGAGCTTTCCCTCGACTGCACAGCAGCAGCCCGCGCAGCAGCAACAACAGCAACAACCGATGCAGCAGCCGCCGGTCCAGCAGCAGGATCAGCCAATGCAGCAGCCTGATGCAACCGCGGCGGATGCTCAAGCCCAGCAAAATGCAGCGAACATGCAGGCGCGTGCCAGCGCCGACCAGTTGAAGCCGGTGAACGGAGAACTGGTCAGCAAACTGGATTCAAAATCGGCCAAGCAGGGCGATAGCGTTGTTGTGAAAACCAGTGAAGATCTGAAATTCCCGGGAGGCGCCGAAATTCCCAAGGGGTCGAAACTGGTTGGTCATGTCACCAACGTGCAAGCGCGCGGCGAGGGCAAGGAAAATTCGCAGATCGCCATTCAATTTGATCGTGCCGAAGTGAAGGGCGGACAGGATATGGCGATTGAGTCGGTGATTCAGTCGGTGTCTCCTGCTTCCGGATCTGGTATCTCGGCAGACACAGGCGTCCCGGGAAACTATGGGACCCCGTCTTCGCCTGGTACTCCGAGCGGAGCAGCGTCATCGGCACCTGGCATGAATGGAGCTAGCGGATCGAGTGGTTCCACCAGCAGCATGAATCGTCCGAGCATGGCATCCAATACAACCGCGCAGCCGGGAACGACGGACCAAAACACGAACAGCGGCGTACCGGCTCCGGGCAGTATTGTGGCGCGCAATGGCAACGTCGCGATCCGCACTACGGCAATTCCGGGCGTACTTTTGGCCAATGACATCAATGGGCTGCCCTTCACAAACGCCTCCGGCATGCTGTTGGGAGCGCGACGGGATATTCATCTGGACGGCGGAACGCAGATGGTGGTTGCGGTCGCGGCAGCACCGCAAGGCTCCGGTGGTGGTATGA
It encodes:
- a CDS encoding DMT family transporter, which gives rise to MSSSGAAAGFGLLSAASWGGSDFAGGWGARRSSSLLITASGQIVSLVALLLVCLVLRFTIPAASYLIYSAIGGFEGAIALAVFYRALSIGAMGLTAALTGLMTALIPVLFEFFHAGWPSSLTLVGLAAGLAAIWLISHTPSTPDAPTSRRALLLGASAGVGFGVQLILFKMAAAGGVLWSLTSGRIAGVAAILLVVAFAPPQRPWRGFWIAGIISGSLDTVGNLLYMLTSQLGRLDVAAVICSLYPAGTILLAGIILRERPTKRQMAGMGLALAAVALLSA
- a CDS encoding thioredoxin family protein, whose amino-acid sequence is MKLTKILSMVAAVALTAAPAFSASRDIYPDPTEAKADLAAALKTAAATHKRVILDFGGNWCGDCQVLDIYFHNPQNRPILESNYVLVHINVGQYDANLDLAKHYGIPLEKGVPALVVLSDTGKVLLSQKSGEFEKMGHMEPNSVTSFLVQWKPTKPGCSVMVVNC
- a CDS encoding VWA domain-containing protein, whose translation is MRVSRTLVLLLMAMPLFSFAAWGQLVPSPDAPPVSTAPPPPPEEESMGTLKLNVNLVDLFFTVKNKSGELVPHLSKDDCSVAEDKVPQTLKNFTAETHLPLTLGILLDTSGSQIDVLPLEQQAGSQFLERVLKSKDQAFLLSFDVNVDLLQDFTNSARQLSHAMNKAQINTAGGNGSSGIPGLGGGTIPIHGTPKGTLLYDAIYLASNEKMAQQNGRKAMIILTDGDDQGSDHKIQEAIAAAEKSNTIVYVILIAEPSFYGGFGYSGYSAAKKLSEETGGRMINVGANGKKLDAAFQQIEEELRTEYLASYTPTNAKQDGTFRRVSVQCKGDDMKVQVRKGYYAPAPEGR
- a CDS encoding VWA domain-containing protein, whose product is MDLGFKTLALTALLSSSLSLSTAAFAQAQPQQAPADQQAVPDAPAPQAPSSLKGIGPLTPGIGTPASTATSSTSTDVPQQAPATQPPPSQTKDVQTTPPENMTPEDIGSRFVSNTTYVEVPVTVKDTKGKPIAGLTWRDFKVYENDTWEPLKIFTVDPAPLSIAFVIDQSLTSDVMSKVNNSLSAFQGALSPYDEVAIFSYNNGPREWTGFTGAQGNRVPAVLALAKSIGRDEQVPINSGPFAGCAIVKNGGCVDSNPTVQQGGAVGNPDFITLHKEIHTLNDAILAAAKELSTRPQGRRRIIYVISDGKEYGSKATYKDVLRYLQTNKIAVYGTAVGDSARWGEGYVSRLHLPFTMYDNRLAGYVLATGGILDSEGSLNGIEKSYAQLAQEARNQYTLVYSSHQPLIDDRYRKIEVRVDRPGVEVIAKKGYYPSGKDQQH
- the tatA gene encoding twin-arginine translocase TatA/TatE family subunit; this encodes MGDLLQPWHLILLAIVAFLLFGAKRLPELGKGLGEGLKGFREGIKGVTDPAPPPTSQSVQTPPPPPPASNEPPKQA